Proteins encoded within one genomic window of Candidatus Thiodiazotropha endoloripes:
- the fliE gene encoding flagellar hook-basal body complex protein FliE: MNIDQVLAQMRVMSAQAADNAQESPKSSGADFSDLLKQSIDRVNSIQQEASALRTSFESGEGEMDLAQVMIAAQKSSLSFEAMVQVRNKLVEAYKDVMSMPI, from the coding sequence ATGAACATTGATCAAGTATTGGCGCAAATGCGGGTGATGTCTGCTCAAGCTGCTGACAATGCACAGGAGTCACCGAAAAGCTCAGGGGCCGATTTTTCCGATCTGCTGAAGCAATCGATCGACCGGGTTAACTCGATCCAACAGGAAGCCAGTGCACTACGTACCAGCTTTGAGAGCGGTGAAGGGGAGATGGATCTGGCTCAGGTGATGATCGCGGCACAAAAATCGAGCCTCTCTTTCGAAGCCATGGTGCAGGTCCGCAACAAGCTGGTTGAGGCCTACAAAGACGTAATGAGTATGCCAATCTAA
- a CDS encoding sigma-54-dependent transcriptional regulator: MSQTTVLIVEDDPALREALSDTLELAGYSVVTAEEGRSALELLRQEAVGMVVSDVQMQPMDGHTLLREVRKGYPDLPVLLMTAYGSIEKAVMAMHDGAVDYLVKPFEAEVLVSKVAGNILPLVESAEAGPVAEDVRSREMLELAHRVAQSEATVLLNGESGTGKEVFARYIHQHSPRNNGPFIAINCAAIPENMLEAVLFGYEKGAFTGAYQATAGKFEQAQGGTLLLDEISEMSLALQAKLLRVLQEKELERLGGRKMIELDVRVLATTNRKLREEVSAGRFREDLYYRLNVFPLTLPPLRERTRDILPLANHLLQKSLRPGQKLPQFSETAEQQLMSHPWPGNVRELDNLMQRALILKGSGEIGVDDLCFESTATDAKPEMERQTGNAGKLPDDLRSVEEQMILDALGEGGISRKHVASRLGISERTLRYKIARMRDAGVAIPG; the protein is encoded by the coding sequence ATGAGTCAGACGACGGTGCTGATAGTAGAAGACGATCCTGCACTGCGGGAAGCGCTGAGCGATACCCTTGAACTGGCCGGTTATTCGGTGGTCACCGCAGAAGAGGGCAGATCGGCCCTTGAGCTGTTAAGGCAGGAAGCTGTTGGCATGGTCGTCAGTGATGTACAGATGCAACCCATGGATGGCCACACCCTGTTGCGAGAGGTCAGAAAAGGCTATCCCGATCTGCCGGTCCTGTTGATGACCGCTTACGGGAGTATTGAAAAGGCTGTGATGGCGATGCATGACGGCGCAGTCGACTATCTGGTCAAACCTTTTGAAGCGGAAGTTCTGGTCAGCAAAGTGGCGGGTAATATTCTACCGCTGGTGGAATCAGCCGAGGCCGGCCCGGTTGCTGAAGATGTGCGTAGCCGTGAAATGCTCGAATTGGCCCATCGGGTGGCGCAAAGCGAGGCCACAGTATTGCTGAATGGTGAGAGCGGTACGGGTAAGGAAGTCTTCGCCCGCTATATCCATCAACATTCACCACGAAATAACGGGCCTTTCATTGCGATCAATTGCGCCGCGATTCCTGAAAACATGCTCGAAGCCGTGCTGTTCGGTTATGAAAAAGGGGCCTTCACCGGTGCCTATCAGGCCACAGCCGGTAAATTTGAACAGGCCCAGGGCGGCACCCTTTTACTGGATGAGATCTCCGAGATGAGTCTGGCTCTGCAGGCCAAATTGTTACGGGTGCTGCAGGAGAAGGAGCTGGAAAGGCTGGGTGGTCGTAAAATGATTGAACTGGATGTACGGGTTCTTGCAACCACCAATCGCAAGCTTCGGGAGGAGGTTTCGGCCGGCCGATTTCGTGAAGACCTCTACTATCGCCTCAATGTCTTCCCACTGACATTACCACCGCTGCGTGAGCGGACACGGGATATTCTGCCGCTGGCCAACCATCTGTTGCAGAAGAGTCTGCGTCCCGGCCAAAAACTGCCACAGTTCAGTGAAACTGCAGAGCAGCAACTCATGTCACATCCCTGGCCCGGCAACGTCCGTGAGCTGGACAATCTGATGCAGCGTGCACTGATTCTCAAAGGCAGTGGCGAGATCGGTGTTGATGACCTCTGCTTCGAGTCGACTGCCACTGATGCCAAGCCCGAGATGGAGCGACAAACCGGCAATGCTGGAAAACTTCCTGACGATCTCCGTTCAGTGGAGGAGCAGATGATCCTGGATGCCCTGGGTGAAGGTGGGATCAGCAGAAAACATGTCGCCAGTCGTCTCGGTATCAGTGAACGGACATTACGTTACAAGATTGCCCGTATGCGGGATGCGGGTGTGGCCATACCGGGCTAA
- a CDS encoding sensor histidine kinase, with the protein MSPKPSLADRQHALEAAFNMFNQLSEELTGSYQQLQSQVLELSQELAAARSERMVQLAEKERLADRLERLLETLPAAVIVLDGEERIREFNPAAERLLGRLEAMELWPEVVRQKALGGVIKGNEMKLLSGHLLTLSSSRLEQAPGYILVLVDITETRKLQERLNRRERLTAMGEMSAQLAHQMRTPLSSALLYASHLASDDLNPAKRQQFTSKLRDRLQHMERQIHDILMFARGEDAGESRILLSDLLKHFSSTVEHDLQQSGVSLVIDDQSQGRAVMLGREDALLGMLSNLLENATQQGAKVVQIVLHVEDEIEIHLADDGNGISDELLPRIFDPFFTTRSGGTGLGLAVVQNLVLNHGGEILASHSSLGGALFQIHFPLATPAIEQISPVGFNKEKRTLGVAQIRSLS; encoded by the coding sequence GTGTCACCAAAACCATCACTTGCCGATCGACAACACGCCCTTGAGGCGGCCTTCAACATGTTCAATCAACTCTCCGAAGAGTTGACCGGCTCCTACCAGCAGTTGCAATCCCAGGTTCTGGAACTGAGTCAGGAGCTGGCGGCGGCACGTAGCGAGCGGATGGTGCAGCTGGCTGAGAAAGAGCGTCTGGCCGATCGTCTGGAACGATTGCTGGAGACCCTACCTGCGGCGGTGATCGTACTCGATGGTGAAGAGCGGATTCGTGAGTTCAACCCGGCTGCAGAACGTCTGCTGGGCAGACTCGAGGCGATGGAGCTCTGGCCGGAGGTCGTTCGCCAAAAGGCACTGGGCGGCGTGATCAAAGGCAACGAGATGAAACTGCTCAGTGGTCATTTGCTGACACTTTCATCCAGTCGGCTGGAGCAGGCGCCTGGTTATATTCTGGTGCTGGTTGATATCACCGAAACGCGCAAGTTACAGGAACGGCTCAACCGTCGTGAGCGGTTGACCGCGATGGGTGAAATGTCCGCTCAACTGGCCCATCAGATGCGTACCCCGTTGAGCAGCGCCTTACTCTATGCCTCCCATCTTGCCAGCGATGATCTGAATCCGGCCAAACGTCAACAATTTACCTCCAAGTTGAGAGATCGGTTGCAGCATATGGAGCGTCAAATTCACGACATCCTGATGTTTGCCCGGGGTGAAGATGCAGGAGAGTCGCGCATTCTACTCAGTGATCTGCTTAAGCATTTTTCCTCGACTGTCGAGCATGATCTGCAACAGAGTGGTGTCTCATTGGTGATTGATGACCAGAGTCAGGGACGGGCAGTCATGCTCGGGCGTGAGGATGCCTTACTGGGTATGTTGAGTAATCTCCTGGAAAACGCTACCCAGCAAGGGGCGAAGGTTGTTCAGATCGTACTGCATGTTGAAGACGAGATAGAGATTCATCTGGCCGATGATGGTAATGGCATTTCCGATGAGCTGTTGCCACGGATTTTTGATCCATTTTTCACCACCAGAAGCGGCGGCACAGGTTTAGGTTTGGCGGTGGTACAGAATCTGGTGCTTAACCATGGTGGTGAGATTCTGGCAAGCCACTCAAGCCTTGGCGGGGCACTCTTCCAAATCCATTTCCCACTTGCCACACCGGCAATCGAACAGATCTCTCCGGTGGGATTCAACAAAGAAAAACGAACGCTTGGCGTTGCACAGATAAGGAGCCTGTCATGA
- a CDS encoding sigma-54 dependent transcriptional regulator: MFPNLCIYLFDQDDQRQNYLQHILSFVEGDVVVVDDISQIELSEQSRFNCVAVMVGAGQGRDKQQAVVRDLAESYPNLPVFQIYDEQEGTPQLFEGLENVIGSFKLPTLYDDLMALAHKAQVFQELKNPEAGSSRPVELFRSLSGSSRATRQVNKMIEQVADSEATVLILGESGTGKEVVARKLHFHSVRRGKPFVPVNCGAIPGDLLESELFGHEKGAFTGAISARQGRFEMAEGGTLFLDEIGDMSMPMQVKLLRVLQERSFERVGSNKTIPCNVRIIAATHRNLESAIKNGDFREDLFYRLNVFPIEMPPLRDRVEDIPVLVNDLIHRIENEKRGSVRLTPAAIAALSHYRWPGNVRELANLIERLAILYPYGVVDIGELPEKFKPAAELIDTTKLPQVSLEGDEPGTTQNAPRLPNDGIDLKAHLNSLEQSLIQQALDESDGIVAHAAKRLHMRRTTLVEKLRKYGLQRQTESTGI; the protein is encoded by the coding sequence GTGTTTCCTAATCTCTGTATTTATCTTTTCGATCAAGACGATCAGCGTCAAAATTATCTACAACACATTCTGAGCTTTGTGGAAGGGGATGTGGTTGTGGTTGATGACATCTCTCAGATCGAACTCAGTGAGCAGAGTCGGTTTAACTGTGTGGCCGTGATGGTCGGTGCCGGACAGGGGCGCGACAAGCAGCAGGCCGTGGTCAGGGATCTTGCCGAGAGTTATCCCAATTTGCCGGTATTTCAAATCTATGATGAACAAGAGGGTACACCTCAACTCTTCGAAGGTTTGGAAAATGTCATCGGCAGTTTCAAGCTGCCCACCCTCTACGATGATCTCATGGCGCTGGCCCACAAGGCACAGGTGTTTCAGGAGCTGAAAAATCCCGAAGCGGGCAGTTCACGACCTGTGGAGCTGTTCCGCAGTCTCTCCGGTAGCAGCCGCGCGACACGCCAGGTCAATAAGATGATTGAACAGGTTGCCGATTCCGAGGCGACCGTTCTGATTCTCGGTGAGTCGGGCACCGGTAAAGAGGTGGTTGCCCGTAAACTCCATTTTCACTCGGTTCGCCGTGGTAAACCGTTTGTGCCGGTGAATTGTGGTGCGATTCCGGGTGATCTGCTGGAGAGTGAGCTGTTTGGTCACGAGAAAGGGGCGTTTACCGGGGCGATCAGTGCCCGCCAGGGTCGTTTTGAGATGGCCGAGGGTGGCACCCTGTTCCTCGATGAGATCGGTGACATGAGCATGCCGATGCAGGTCAAACTGCTTAGAGTCTTACAGGAGCGCTCGTTTGAACGTGTCGGCAGCAACAAGACCATCCCCTGTAATGTGCGGATCATTGCCGCAACCCACCGTAATCTCGAATCAGCGATCAAAAACGGTGATTTTCGTGAAGACCTCTTCTATCGTCTCAACGTATTCCCGATTGAGATGCCTCCGCTGAGGGACCGGGTTGAAGATATCCCGGTACTGGTGAATGACCTGATCCACCGGATTGAGAATGAGAAGCGGGGTTCCGTGAGACTGACACCTGCAGCAATTGCAGCTTTGAGTCACTACCGCTGGCCTGGAAATGTCAGGGAGCTGGCCAATCTGATCGAACGATTGGCGATCCTCTATCCCTATGGGGTTGTGGATATAGGGGAGCTGCCGGAGAAGTTCAAACCGGCGGCTGAATTGATCGACACCACCAAGCTGCCACAGGTCAGTCTTGAGGGGGATGAGCCTGGCACGACCCAGAATGCGCCAAGACTGCCGAATGACGGCATCGACCTCAAGGCCCACCTCAACTCCCTGGAGCAGAGTCTCATTCAACAGGCCCTGGATGAGTCGGACGGTATCGTAGCCCATGCTGCCAAACGCTTGCATATGCGGCGTACCACACTGGTGGAGAAGTTACGGAAATATGGCCTTCAGCGTCAAACAGAGTCGACGGGAATTTGA
- a CDS encoding FHA domain-containing protein yields MPKLTLSFKGRVIDVFHLEADSTKIGRDPDCAIAIDSLAIAPLQATITESGDVYRLEAQDEAFPVLVNHEKTEEINLHHGDVIQIGKHTLTFAEDVMELGADLTLPHAPAEEQSQAEKEDGSEEEEDASSSVLQIVNGDNFGRIISLHRHMTRIGHTGGDCAMIARREEGYYISFLEGVNPPTVNKQPLADQGQLLNDGDLIEVGGTQMQFHA; encoded by the coding sequence ATGCCAAAACTAACCCTCTCCTTCAAAGGTCGAGTTATCGACGTTTTTCACCTTGAAGCCGATTCGACCAAAATCGGTCGTGATCCGGACTGTGCCATCGCCATCGATAGCCTGGCCATCGCGCCACTGCAAGCCACCATCACCGAATCCGGGGATGTCTATCGCCTGGAAGCTCAGGATGAGGCTTTTCCGGTGCTGGTAAACCATGAAAAGACAGAAGAGATCAATCTCCATCATGGTGATGTCATACAGATCGGCAAACACACCCTCACCTTCGCTGAGGATGTGATGGAACTGGGTGCGGATCTTACTCTCCCCCATGCCCCTGCGGAGGAGCAGTCCCAAGCAGAGAAAGAAGATGGAAGCGAGGAAGAGGAAGACGCTTCGTCCAGCGTGCTGCAGATTGTCAATGGCGACAATTTCGGCCGCATTATCTCGCTACACCGCCACATGACCCGGATCGGGCATACCGGTGGGGATTGCGCCATGATCGCCCGTCGAGAAGAGGGCTACTACATCTCCTTTCTCGAAGGGGTAAATCCCCCCACAGTGAACAAGCAACCCCTTGCAGATCAGGGTCAGCTGCTGAATGACGGGGATTTGATCGAAGTGGGCGGCACACAGATGCAGTTTCACGCCTAA
- a CDS encoding PilZ domain-containing protein, which produces MSDHENKERRRFHRIIFDARATLETSSGSYETELIDISLKGALARIPTAWSPEVGESVTLKVLLDDGGTISMLASCAHVEKDQLGLLCEEIDMISISLLRRLVELNIGDDIILQRDLEALG; this is translated from the coding sequence ATGAGTGATCACGAAAACAAAGAGCGCAGACGCTTTCACCGCATCATTTTCGACGCTCGGGCCACCCTTGAAACCAGCAGCGGTAGCTATGAAACCGAACTGATCGATATCTCCTTGAAAGGCGCCCTGGCAAGGATACCGACAGCCTGGTCACCCGAGGTGGGTGAGAGTGTCACCCTGAAAGTGCTGTTGGACGATGGGGGTACCATTTCGATGTTGGCCTCCTGCGCCCATGTCGAAAAGGATCAGCTGGGCCTGCTCTGTGAAGAGATCGATATGATCAGCATCTCCCTGCTGCGCCGCCTGGTTGAACTGAATATCGGTGACGACATCATCCTGCAGAGAGATCTGGAAGCCCTCGGCTAG
- the radA gene encoding DNA repair protein RadA encodes MAQGGKKAAKTLYTCSACGASFAKWSGQCSECHSWNVLEESLAPATSAKGRFAGYAGTGGQQVMPLTEVEIAHEARTTTDSAELDRVLGGGLVEGSVVLIGGDPGIGKSTLLIQTLARLSVNMRSLYVSGEESPRQISLRAMRLDLAVEKLKLLPETCVDRIIAVAEQEKPQVMVLDSIQTMYTELLQSAPGSVSQVREATAQLVHYAKRSGTALFLVGHVTKEGSLAGPRVLEHMVDTVLYFEGEAGSQFRLIRTIKNRFGAVNELGMFAMTDKGLKAVSNPSAIFLSRQAEQVPGSVILVTREGTRPLLVEVQALVDESPLANPRRITLGLEQNRLSMLLAVLHRHGGIGMFDQDVYVNVVGGVRITETASDLAVLMAALSSFRNRPLDQGLVVFGELGLTGEIRPVPNGPERLREAAKHGFKRAVVPKANAPKQPIAGLEVVPVETLAEVLQIT; translated from the coding sequence ATGGCACAGGGCGGTAAAAAAGCGGCAAAAACCCTATATACCTGCAGTGCCTGTGGCGCCAGTTTTGCCAAATGGTCCGGTCAGTGTTCCGAGTGCCACTCCTGGAATGTACTGGAGGAGAGCCTGGCCCCGGCCACATCCGCTAAGGGACGCTTTGCCGGTTATGCGGGAACCGGTGGTCAGCAGGTGATGCCGCTGACTGAGGTAGAGATAGCGCATGAGGCTCGTACCACCACCGACAGTGCGGAACTTGATCGGGTTCTGGGCGGGGGCTTGGTCGAAGGTTCGGTGGTGCTGATTGGTGGTGATCCCGGCATCGGCAAGTCAACCCTGCTGATCCAGACCCTGGCCAGATTGTCGGTGAACATGCGCTCTCTCTATGTATCGGGCGAAGAGTCTCCAAGGCAGATATCGCTACGTGCCATGCGACTCGACCTGGCGGTCGAGAAGTTGAAACTGTTACCCGAAACCTGTGTTGATAGAATAATCGCTGTTGCCGAGCAGGAGAAGCCGCAGGTGATGGTGCTGGATTCAATTCAGACCATGTATACCGAACTGCTGCAGTCTGCACCGGGTTCCGTCTCCCAGGTGAGGGAGGCAACGGCGCAACTGGTGCATTACGCCAAACGCAGTGGTACGGCACTGTTTCTGGTTGGCCATGTGACCAAGGAGGGCAGCCTGGCCGGACCCAGGGTGCTGGAGCATATGGTGGATACGGTGCTCTATTTCGAAGGAGAGGCGGGAAGTCAGTTTCGTCTGATCCGTACCATCAAGAATCGTTTCGGTGCGGTCAATGAGCTGGGCATGTTTGCCATGACCGACAAGGGGTTGAAGGCGGTCAGCAATCCTTCCGCCATATTTCTGTCGCGCCAGGCGGAGCAGGTGCCGGGCAGTGTGATTCTGGTGACCCGTGAGGGAACCCGCCCACTGCTGGTCGAGGTCCAGGCGCTGGTGGATGAGAGTCCCCTGGCCAATCCGCGACGTATCACTCTGGGGCTGGAACAGAACCGGCTCTCCATGTTGCTGGCGGTGCTCCACCGGCATGGCGGTATCGGCATGTTCGACCAGGATGTCTATGTCAATGTGGTCGGCGGGGTGCGGATCACCGAGACCGCATCGGACCTGGCTGTGTTGATGGCGGCCCTCTCCAGTTTTCGTAATCGACCACTCGATCAGGGACTGGTGGTATTCGGTGAATTGGGATTGACCGGGGAGATCAGGCCGGTCCCTAATGGACCGGAACGGTTGCGTGAGGCGGCGAAACATGGTTTCAAACGTGCCGTGGTGCCTAAAGCCAACGCCCCGAAACAGCCGATTGCCGGTCTGGAAGTTGTTCCGGTTGAGACCCTTGCTGAGGTTTTACAGATTACTTGA
- the alr gene encoding alanine racemase, with amino-acid sequence MEFAPQASIDHAALRHNLRLARQAADTSRIWAVIKADGYGHGLFRVVEALDEADGFAVARLDEALALRQQGVVKPLLVLSACISRSDFEQAIYADLQVVVHHRGQLDVLQSLSSTGQRLSVWLKLDSGMHRLGFTPGELNHSLAQLKALPVVGDINLLSHLANGDDPDDPMTATQCEQLMQIDPSPYRARSLANSAGLLANPATRFDWVRPGIMLYGASPFINTTAAELGLQPVMTLSSRVMAVKSCQAGDAIGYGGSYVCPEAMPVAVVAIGYGDGYPRHAPNGTPVLVNGVRLPLVGRVSMDMLCVDARALSGIEVGDEAVLWGGELPVEEIARQAGTIAYELLCGVKRRVRFHDLNRQQLEV; translated from the coding sequence ATGGAGTTTGCCCCACAGGCATCAATCGATCATGCTGCCCTGAGGCACAATCTGAGACTTGCACGACAAGCCGCTGACACGAGTCGAATCTGGGCAGTCATCAAAGCGGACGGTTATGGCCATGGTCTGTTCCGGGTTGTCGAGGCTTTGGATGAGGCAGATGGGTTTGCCGTTGCGCGGCTTGATGAAGCACTGGCGCTCAGACAGCAGGGTGTGGTCAAGCCCCTGTTGGTACTCTCAGCCTGTATCAGTCGATCTGATTTCGAACAAGCCATATATGCAGACCTGCAGGTGGTTGTACATCATCGAGGTCAGTTGGATGTTTTGCAGTCCCTCTCCTCGACTGGCCAGCGGCTATCCGTCTGGTTAAAGCTTGATAGCGGCATGCACAGACTGGGATTTACACCGGGTGAGCTCAACCATAGCCTGGCGCAACTCAAGGCTCTGCCGGTTGTTGGTGATATCAATCTGTTGAGCCATCTGGCCAATGGGGATGATCCTGACGATCCGATGACTGCCACTCAGTGTGAGCAGCTGATGCAAATCGATCCATCCCCTTATCGTGCACGCTCACTGGCAAATTCAGCCGGACTTCTGGCCAATCCTGCAACCCGTTTTGACTGGGTGCGGCCCGGTATCATGTTGTACGGTGCTTCCCCCTTCATCAATACAACTGCAGCAGAGTTGGGACTGCAACCGGTGATGACCCTGAGCAGTCGGGTGATGGCGGTCAAGTCCTGTCAGGCGGGAGATGCAATCGGCTATGGGGGGAGCTATGTCTGTCCCGAAGCCATGCCGGTGGCCGTGGTTGCGATTGGCTATGGGGACGGTTATCCCCGTCATGCGCCGAACGGCACACCAGTGCTGGTCAATGGGGTTCGCCTTCCACTGGTTGGACGGGTTTCGATGGACATGCTGTGTGTCGATGCCAGGGCGCTGAGCGGAATAGAGGTTGGCGATGAGGCGGTTTTGTGGGGAGGGGAATTGCCGGTGGAGGAGATCGCCCGGCAGGCCGGTACCATCGCCTATGAACTGCTCTGCGGTGTCAAGCGACGGGTTCGATTTCACGATCTCAATCGCCAGCAGCTGGAGGTGTGA
- the dnaB gene encoding replicative DNA helicase — MSESAYPEELAVYPEVEQRAIKVPPHSNQAEQSLLGGLLLDNASWDKVADLVVDGDFYRKEHRLIFSAIAAQAEDNQPFDVVTLAEHLERKEELEDAGGLPYLVRLAEETPSAANIKSYAGIVREYSVMRQLISVGTDISDSAFHPLGRKAEELLDVAERKVFEIAEQTSKGKGGFTPIKSLLTKAVDRIETLFQQDEPITGISTGFSDFDQMTSGLQHADLIIVAGRPSMGKTTFAMNIAENVAIQAGKAVAVYSMEMPGDALAMRMMSSLGRIDQLRVRTGKLEDEEWPRLSSAVSMLAETRLYIDDTPAMSPTEVRARARRLKREHDDLGLIVIDYLQLMQAPGEGENRTNEISAISRSLKALAKELDVPVIALSQLNRSLEQRTNKRPIMSDLRESGAIEQDADLIVFIYRDEVYNEDSPDKGIAEIIIGKQRNGPIGTTRLTFLGKYTKFENYTEDVYGDEGY; from the coding sequence ATGTCTGAATCTGCCTATCCAGAAGAGCTTGCTGTCTATCCGGAAGTCGAACAGCGGGCGATCAAGGTACCGCCCCACTCAAACCAGGCCGAGCAATCGCTCCTTGGGGGATTGCTGCTGGATAATGCCAGTTGGGACAAGGTGGCGGATCTGGTGGTTGATGGGGATTTCTATCGCAAAGAGCATCGTTTGATCTTCAGCGCCATCGCCGCGCAGGCAGAGGATAATCAGCCTTTTGATGTGGTAACCCTGGCAGAGCATCTGGAGCGTAAAGAGGAGCTTGAGGATGCCGGTGGCTTACCCTATCTGGTACGCCTTGCGGAAGAGACGCCCAGTGCGGCAAACATAAAATCCTATGCCGGTATCGTGCGTGAGTATTCGGTAATGCGCCAGCTGATTTCTGTTGGTACCGATATCTCCGATAGTGCTTTTCACCCTCTGGGCCGTAAGGCTGAAGAGCTGCTTGATGTCGCTGAGCGCAAGGTTTTTGAGATCGCTGAACAGACCAGTAAGGGTAAGGGTGGATTCACACCAATCAAATCCCTGCTGACCAAGGCGGTTGACCGGATTGAGACCCTGTTCCAGCAGGACGAACCGATCACCGGTATCAGTACCGGGTTTTCCGATTTTGATCAGATGACCTCTGGTCTGCAACATGCGGACCTGATTATTGTTGCCGGCCGTCCCTCGATGGGTAAGACCACCTTTGCCATGAATATTGCCGAGAATGTGGCCATACAGGCGGGCAAGGCGGTGGCTGTCTACAGTATGGAGATGCCGGGTGACGCCCTGGCGATGCGTATGATGTCATCCCTGGGGCGTATCGATCAGTTGCGGGTGCGAACCGGTAAACTGGAGGATGAGGAGTGGCCGAGACTCTCTTCCGCCGTAAGTATGCTGGCTGAAACCAGGCTCTATATCGACGATACGCCGGCCATGTCGCCGACCGAGGTGCGTGCCAGAGCCCGTCGACTGAAACGGGAACACGATGATCTCGGACTGATTGTGATCGATTATCTGCAGTTGATGCAGGCACCTGGAGAAGGGGAGAACCGGACCAATGAGATCTCCGCCATCTCCCGCTCCCTGAAGGCGTTGGCTAAGGAGTTGGATGTACCGGTGATCGCTCTGTCTCAGCTCAATCGCAGCCTTGAGCAGAGAACCAACAAACGGCCGATCATGTCTGACCTGCGTGAGTCCGGTGCGATTGAGCAGGATGCGGATCTGATCGTCTTCATCTATCGGGATGAGGTCTACAACGAAGACAGCCCGGACAAAGGCATTGCCGAGATTATCATCGGTAAACAGCGTAATGGCCCGATTGGAACCACACGTCTGACCTTTCTTGGTAAATACACCAAATTTGAAAACTATACGGAAGATGTCTACGGCGACGAGGGGTATTGA
- the rplI gene encoding 50S ribosomal protein L9 — translation MEIILLQKVDNLGDLGEKVNVKSGFGRNFLIPSGKAIPATEANLKVFEQRRAELEKEAQEKLQAAEARKAKLDGMELSITCKAGDEGRLFGSVGTSDIAKAASAAGESVEKKEVMLPNGPFRIAGEYEVDLHLHADVDVTIKLTIVPEA, via the coding sequence ATGGAAATTATTCTATTGCAAAAAGTGGATAACCTGGGTGATCTGGGTGAAAAGGTAAACGTTAAGAGCGGTTTCGGCCGTAACTTTCTGATTCCCAGCGGTAAAGCCATTCCGGCTACCGAAGCGAATCTGAAGGTTTTCGAGCAGCGTCGTGCTGAGCTTGAAAAAGAGGCTCAGGAGAAATTGCAGGCTGCCGAGGCGCGCAAAGCCAAGCTGGACGGTATGGAACTCTCCATCACCTGTAAGGCGGGTGATGAAGGTCGTCTGTTCGGTTCGGTCGGAACCTCGGATATCGCCAAAGCGGCAAGCGCTGCTGGCGAGTCGGTGGAGAAGAAAGAGGTCATGCTTCCGAATGGCCCCTTCCGTATTGCCGGTGAGTATGAAGTCGACCTGCATCTGCATGCGGATGTGGACGTCACCATCAAACTGACCATCGTTCCAGAGGCTTGA
- a CDS encoding DUF2232 domain-containing protein, with the protein MKAVASFVMRGPARSAMVATVLAVLSIIIPFIGVFSSASVALVTLRLGGLATAKVLLLATFACALLMTLIFGNPLAALGFLLVLWIPVVLLGLLLRNTRSLALTTQAGLIFGLLAILVQYISMGDPATFWREYLEPMSQRFIEAGLFDQAQSVEVLDQLSSMMCGLVSFGFLLQMLLSLYVARWWQAILYNPGGFAEEYQQMRLHRFVGVAGAAALLLGLLPEQSYPAILGCLGAVVLGLLFLQGMAVIHGLVKLIKSAQLWLVVTYLMLIVFLPQMVLVMISIGLLDIWIDFRARFKTQNSG; encoded by the coding sequence ATGAAAGCAGTGGCATCCTTCGTGATGCGTGGGCCAGCGCGATCAGCCATGGTGGCAACGGTTCTGGCCGTGCTGTCGATCATCATTCCATTTATCGGTGTGTTCAGCAGTGCCAGTGTTGCTCTGGTTACCCTGAGACTGGGTGGTCTGGCAACAGCCAAGGTATTACTCCTTGCAACATTCGCCTGCGCTCTCCTGATGACACTGATTTTTGGTAACCCGCTGGCGGCGCTGGGTTTTCTGCTGGTGTTATGGATACCGGTGGTATTGCTCGGACTGCTGCTTCGCAATACCCGCTCTTTGGCTTTGACAACCCAGGCCGGATTGATATTCGGCCTACTGGCCATACTGGTGCAATACATCAGTATGGGGGATCCGGCCACTTTCTGGCGAGAGTATCTGGAGCCCATGAGTCAGCGCTTCATTGAGGCCGGTCTGTTTGATCAGGCTCAAAGCGTTGAGGTTTTAGACCAGCTTTCCAGCATGATGTGTGGGCTGGTCTCGTTCGGTTTTCTGCTGCAGATGTTACTCAGCCTCTATGTGGCTCGTTGGTGGCAGGCGATACTCTACAACCCGGGTGGGTTTGCCGAAGAGTATCAGCAGATGCGACTGCACCGGTTTGTGGGCGTTGCAGGTGCTGCGGCACTGTTGCTGGGACTGCTTCCGGAACAGAGCTATCCGGCAATATTGGGTTGTTTGGGAGCAGTGGTTCTGGGGTTGTTGTTTCTGCAGGGCATGGCGGTGATCCATGGTCTGGTGAAACTGATCAAATCCGCCCAGCTCTGGTTGGTAGTGACCTACCTGATGCTGATTGTTTTTTTACCGCAGATGGTGCTGGTGATGATCAGTATCGGTCTGCTGGATATTTGGATCGATTTTCGAGCCCGCTTTAAAACGCAAAACAGCGGGTAA